In one Nicotiana sylvestris chromosome 8, ASM39365v2, whole genome shotgun sequence genomic region, the following are encoded:
- the LOC104228007 gene encoding uncharacterized protein produces MESGVEEKSGGGSVENSKKQRSLDLQTLYKFGDLKKGKFSAEDSDIDVRKKKKKKRKSIKEVSLDKPEPSGKKSRTNTDEDHVNGGDSGGPVESQLSSSGLEKRLNYSNGLNGFSLSLDSNGNAIPIPKRPRGSVGRRKFDSSGRGSQLSSRIRTSVIGNGKLKSEPEETEGDQLPKKRAFSGGEAKSDEGTSKLPSSSAGNGVTVKVKRKISVDGSREKKKDKASSIRHAKEDGHVAVNNGEASSRKHRSTRNKRKDSSSTSRKSVKRGLPSGDNFGSFCQDSLDDDDEENLEQNAARMLSSRFDPSCTGFSSKSRSSASLSAERLSSLLTSGQDFVSREGNSLAGSESASVDTASRVLRPRQKLKARGISRKRRHFYEVLPKDLDAYWVLNRRIKVFWPLDESWYYGLLNDFDPERKLHHVKYDDRDEEWINLETERFKLLLLPGEVPGKKKVRKSANVKKNIDKRKLDLTVDDDSHPGNSLDSEPIISWLARSSRRVKFSPSRPSKKQKSFQLSTPVVSSPLHAKTESTNWNLGSLNNSKGKPDCDLLFPDKLIDLSKAENSFVGSHSSHKDRKPVVYVRRRFHKKRDGLLPVYEADKAYGADISTVSVTPAVDGLQNCNTSIMCIPGPEREKLLPAVNDVEVLRLNMPLLEAKQFRVVICLPTLPLLLLEAEQIWLSHTVLLLQRGAIVIRWPKIILEMLFVDNAVGLRFLLFECCLNHAMAFIFFVLTLFNQADEAWRFESLQLPVTSVRFRLSSIQDSRKQQSFAFYCFSKLKYSKWLYLDSKLQKRSLLAKQLPLSECTYENIKSLDCRSEQLQFNAHAEPSSFKKKLVPACLPTGTSTECSSARLTSSTFSSAMKLGRIPPFALSFTAAPTFFICLHLRLLMERNFACVSLQDYDSINACQPVKDDGSRVECSDTAENIVASSTGVTGGSSLAERKLGNLACKQQLSERVSLKSSQNCQLDITPSSFIAKHSELGTSDVIVVSHKSESVGQGLDQFVASPGRRQSNNISHSLPSARCHSGLVGMSVVIPSFDQVEGLSEGKGIILGEASHLTLNKSDGMISSPNLTVTSNVVQCPIIAGMSDRMVQSPNPSGPRGLLCRNRNSSSSSPFGEISPVLVDGKTNFTRGGFGNGPKKPRTQVQYTLPYGSYALGSMHRNHSPRTLPYKRIRRASDKKNADNCSGSQRNIELLSCDANVLVTVPDKGWREFGARVVLEIAGHNEWRIAVKFSGVTKYSYKVHNILQPGSTNRFTHAMMWKGGKDWVLEFPDRSQWMLFKEMHEECYNRNIRAASVKNIPIPGVRLIEEIEDYASEVSFIRSSPKYYRQVESDVDMAMDPSHILYDMDSEDEQWLSKNNFSCSGESKCEEISDELFEKTMDMFEKVAYARQRDHFTPDELEELMVDVGSMEVVRSVYDHWGIKRQKKGMALIRHLQPPLWERYQQQLKDWEQAMSNANLGFAIVGQEKAASVEKPPMSAFCLKPRGLEVPNKGSKQRSHRKISVSGHSHAVPRDQDGLHPFGRRLNGYAHGDEMVVYQTHEYSDGSPMLHPSPRVFSPREASGFFSLNSDVSDWNHQPKFYRNKPKKIGSFHSLSNRQMVASYDQRTVVKRNGVHRWNMGLPEWPSQKHQPEGSRGLAIEQFDSSDLHEFRLHDASGAAQHALNMAKLKRERAQRLLYRADLAIHKAVVALMTAEAIKAAAESTNVDG; encoded by the exons ATGGAAAGTGGTGTCGAAGAAAAATCTGGTGGTGGTTCTGTCGAGAATTCGAAGAAACAAAGGTCTTTGGATCTGCAAACACTGTATAAGTTTGGGGATTTGAAGAAGGGGAAATTTTCTGCTGAGGACAGTGATATTGATgttaggaagaagaagaagaagaagaggaagagtaTAAAAGAGGTGTCATTGGACAAGCCTGAGCCATCTGGGAAGAAGAGTAGGACTAACACAGATGAGGATCATGTGAATGGGGGGGATAGTGGGGGACCAGTTGAATCGCAGTTATCATCATCTGGGCTGGAGAAAAGGTTGAATTACAGCAATGGGTTGAATGGATTTTCTCTTAGTTTAGATAGTAATGGTAATGCTATTCCAATTCCGAAGCGCCCGCGTGGTTCTGTGGGGCGAAGGAAGTTTGATAGTAGTGGTCGAGGTTCACAGTTATCATCGAGGATTCGGACTTCTGTCATCGGAAATGGCAAGTTAAAAAGTGAACCTGAGGAGACTGAGGGTGATCAGCTTCCAAAAAAGCGGGCCTTTTCTGGTGGAGAAGCTAAAAGTGATGAAGGGACTTCTAAATTACCTAGTAGTTCGGCTGGCAATGGTGTTACCGTCAAGGTAAAGAGAAAGATAAGTGTTGATGGATCACgggaaaagaagaaagataagGCGAGTTCAATTCGGCATGCTAAGGAAGATGGTCATGTAGCTGTAAATAATGGTGAAGCATCTTCTAGAAAGCACCGGAGTACTCGTAACAAGAGAAAGGATTCGTCATCTACGAGTAGAAAATCTGTAAAGAGGGGTTTACCATCTGGAGATAACTTCGGAAGCTTTTGTCAAGATTCtttggatgatgatgatgaggagaaCCTTGAGCAGAATGCAGCAAGGATGCTGTCTTCGAGATTTGACCCTAGTTGTACAGGTTTTTCTTCCAAAAGCAGATCTTCAGCATCACTATCTGCTGAACGATTATCTTCTTTACTCACTTCTGGTCAGGATTTTGTTAGTCGGGAGGGGAATTCCTTGGCTGGTTCAGAATCTGCATCAGTTGATACTGCTAGCAGAGTTCTACGACCAAGGCAGAAGCTCAAAGCGAGGGGTATTTCTAGGAAACGCCGTCATTTCTATGAAGTTCTTCCTAAGGATTTGGATGCTTACTGGGTATTGAACCGAAGGATTAAAGTCTTTTGGCCATTGGATGAGAGTTGGTATTATGGTCTTTTGAATGATTTTGACCCAGAGAGGAAACTCCATCATGTTAAATATGATGACCGAGATGAAGAATGGATAAACCTAGAAACTGAGCGGTTTAAACTCTTGCTTTTACCTGGGGAGGTACCTGGAAAAAAGAAAGTCAGGAAATCTGCAAATGTTAAGAAAAACATTGACAAAAGAAAATTAGACTTGACTGTAGATGATGACAGCCACCCAGGTAACAGTCTGGACTCAGAGCCCATTATATCTTGGTTAGCTCGATCATCTCGTCGAGTAAAGTTTTCTCCTTCCAGGCCATCGAAGAAACAGAAATCGTTTCAGTTATCTACCCCTGTTGTCTCATCACCGCTACATGCCAAAACTGAGAGCACAAACTGGAATTTAGGTTCCTTGAACAACAGTAAAGGCAAGCCAGATTGTGATCTTTTGTTCCCTGACAAACTGATTGATCTTAGCAAGGCTGAGAATTCTTTTGTCGGAAGTCATAGCAGCCACAAAGATAGAAAACCTGTTGTTTATGTTCGAAGGCGTTTCCACAAGAAGAGGGATGGACTATTACCTGTGTATGAAGCTGACAAAGCTTATGGAGCTGATATTTCTACCGTTTCTGTTACACCAGCTGTGGATGGATTGCAGAACTGTAATACCAGTATTATGTGCATTCCTGGCCCTGAGAGAGAGAAATTATTGCCTGCAGTTAATGATGTAGAGGTGCTAAGATTAAACATGCCATTGCTAGAAGCTAAGCAATTCAGGGTTGTAATATGTCTACCCACATTGCCTTTGTTGCTGCTTGAAGCAGAACAGATTTGGCTGTCTCACACTGTTTTGCTGCTGCAGCGTGGTGCCATTGTGATAAGGTGGCCAAAAATTATTTTGGAGATGCTTTTTGTTGATAATGCAGTTGGGCTCAGGTTTCTTTTATTTGAGTGTTGCCTCAACCACGCCATGGCCTTTATTTTCTTTGTCCTAACATTATTCAATCAAGCTGATGAAGCATGGAGGTTTGAAAGTCTTCAGTTACCTGTAACTTCAGTAAGGTTTCGGCTTTCTTCTATTCAGGATTCTAGGAAGCAGCAGTCTTTTGCATTTTACTGTTTTTCTAAActcaaatattcaaaatggttATACCTGGACTCCAAGCTTCAGAAACGTAGTTTGCTTGCTAAGCAGCTGCCCCTCTCCGAGTGCACATATGAGAATATCAAGTCCCTCGATTGCAGAAGCGAGCAATTACAGTTCAATGCTCATGCAGAACCTTCCTCATTTAAG AAGAAGTTAGTGCCAGCTTGCCTGCCCACAGGCACCTCGACAGAGTGTTCCAGTGCAAGGCTTACTAGTTCTACTTTTAGTTCTGCAATGAAGCTCGGAAGAATTCCTCCTTTTGCTCTATCATTTACTGCTGCACCCACTTTCTTCATATGCCTACATCTCAGGTTACTCATGGAGCGCAACTTTGCTTGTGTTAGCCTTCAGGATTATGATTCTATAAATGCTTGCCAGCCAGTTAAAGATGACGGCAGTAGGGTGGAGTGCTCTGATACCGCTGAGAATATTGTAGCTTCATCTACTGGAGTTACTGGAGGGTCATCATTAGCTGAACGGAAACTGGGGAATTTAGCGTGTAAACAACAGCTGAGTGAACGTGTTTCATTGAAGTCATCTCAAAATTGTCAATTAGATATTACCCCGAGCTCTTTCATTGCCAAACATTCTGAATTGGGCACGTCTGATGTGATTGTTGTGTCACACAAATCGGAATCTGTTGGTCAAGGATTAGACCAGTTTGTTGCATCTCCAGGGAGAAGGCAGTCTAACAATATATCTCACAGCTTGCCCAGTGCTCGGTGCCATTCTGGATTGGTGGGGATGAGTGTTGTAATTCCATCATTTGACCAAGTAGAGGGACTATCGGAAGGAAAAGGAATTATCTTGGGCGAGGCATCTCATTTGACTCTGAATAAAAGTGATGGCATGATTTCTAGCCCAAACCTAACTGTTACTAGTAATGTGGTCCAATGTCCCATTATTGCTGGTATGAGTGATCGCATGGTCCAGAGCCCCAACCCTTCTGGTCCTAGAGGATTGCTGTGTCGTAACAGAAACAGCTCGAGTTCTTCCCCTTTTGGAGAAATTTCACCTGTGTTGGTTGATGGGAAGACAAATTTTACACGTGGTGGATTTGGCAATGGGCCAAAGAAACCTCGAACGCAGGTGCAGTACACATTGCCATACGGATCTTATGCTTTGGGTTCAATGCACAGAAATCACAGCCCACGAACTCTTCCTTACAAAAGAATCAGAAGAGCTAGTGACAAGAAGAATGCAGATAATTGTAGTGGCTCACAGAGAAATATTGAGTTACTATCTTGTGATGCAAATGTGTTGGTCACTGTTCCGGACAAAGGGTGGAGAGAATTTGGAGCACGGGTGGTCCTGGAAATTGCGGGTCACAATGAATGGAGAATTGCTGTCAAATTTTCTGGGGTTACCAAGTATTCATATAAAGTTCATAACATTTTGCAGCCTGGCTCTACCAATCGCTTTACACATGCCATGATGTGGAAAGGGGGAAAGGATTGGGTCCTGGAGTTTCCTGACAGAAGCCAGTGGATGTTGTTCAAGGAGATGCATGAAGAGTGTTATAACAGGAATATACGTGCTGCCTCAGTTAAAAACATTCCTATTCCTGGTGTTCGTTTGATAGAAGAAATTGAAGATTATGCATCAGAAGTCTCCTTCATTCGCTCTTCACCAAAGTACTATCGACAGGTTGAAAGTGATGTTGACATGGCCATGGATCCGTCACATATATTATATGACATGGACAGTGAGGACGAGCAGTGGTTGTCCAAGAATAATTTCTCTTGCTCCGGTGAGAGTAAATGTGAAGAGATATCTGATGAATTGTTTGAGAAGACGATGGACATGTTTGAGAAAGTTGCATATGCCCGTCAACGTGATCACTTTACACCCGATGAGCTGGAAGAGCTGATGGTTGATGTAGGGTCCATGGAAGTCGTTAGATCTGTTTATGACCATTGGGGGATTAAGCGTCAGAAAAAGGGCATGGCATTAATACGCCATCTCCAG CCCCCCCTTTGGGAGAGGTATCAGCAGCAACTGAAGGACTGGGAGCAAGCAATGTCAAATGCTAATCTTGGCTTTGCCATTGTAGGCCAGGAGAAAGCAGCTTCCGTGGAGAAACCACCTATGTCTGCATTTTGTTTGAAGCCTCGAGGTCTGGAGGTTCCTAACAAGGGCTCAAAACAACGCTCACATAGAAAAATCTCAGTTTCAGGACACAGTCATGCTGTCCCAAGGGATCAAGATGGTCTTCATCCCTTTG GGAGAAGATTAAATGGATATGCACATGGAGATGAGATGGTTGTGTATCAGACCCATGAATATTCAGATGGTTCCCCTATGCTTCATCCGTCACCCCGAGTTTTTTCTCCACGAGAGGCTTCTGGGTTTTTTTCCTTGAACTCAGATGTGTCAGATTGGAATCATCAGCCAAAGTTTTATAGGAACAAACCAAAGAAGATCGGGTCATTTCACTCTCTTAGTAATAGACAGATGGTGGCTTCATATGATCAGAGAACTGTTGTGAAGCGTAATGGGGTTCATAGGTGGAATATGGGCTTACCTGAGTGGCCTAGTCAAAAGCATCAACCTGAAGGATCTCGTGGGCTTGCAATTGAGCAATTTGACAGTTCAGATCTTCATGAATTCAGGTTGCATGATGCCTCTGGAGCAGCACAGCATGCTCTTAACATGGCTAAACTTAAGAGGGAGAGGGCCCAGAGGTTACTCTACAGAGCTGATCTAGCCATCCATAAAGCTGTTGTTGCTCTCATGACTGCTGAGGCAATCAAAGCTGCTGCTGAGAGCACAAACGTTGATGGTTAG